A window of the Comamonas sp. Y33R10-2 genome harbors these coding sequences:
- a CDS encoding alpha/beta fold hydrolase, which yields MNQPTLNYVSCPGASAVAPAWASAQRIQDVAASPAGMHRMAYWEWNNTGNAAHPHVIVCVHGLSRQGRDFDVLAKQLSRFARVICPDVVGRGESDWLAEPMAYQVPMYAADMLALLAQLHAQAPIETLDWVGTSMGGLIGMGIAGQPGLPLPVPVRRMVLNDVGPVIEWASLERIASYVGKSLQFPNFESAAAAMRVISDGFGPHTDAQWSTLSQAMVKPDPQGGVVLHYDPQISAPMVLMTRETAQAGEAMLWQLYDQIQAQVLLIRGADSDLLSASTAQAMSERGPKAYCTELEGVGHAPTLVAPGQVALIRKFLQGEKGLPARLSLAQQAQEEAE from the coding sequence ATGAATCAACCTACGCTGAATTACGTATCGTGCCCCGGAGCCTCTGCAGTGGCTCCCGCTTGGGCTAGTGCCCAGCGCATCCAGGACGTGGCGGCTTCGCCCGCGGGCATGCATCGCATGGCGTACTGGGAGTGGAACAACACCGGTAATGCCGCCCATCCACATGTCATTGTTTGTGTGCATGGCCTCTCCCGTCAGGGGCGTGATTTTGATGTGCTGGCCAAGCAGTTAAGTCGCTTTGCCCGTGTGATCTGCCCAGATGTAGTGGGCCGAGGCGAGAGCGATTGGCTGGCCGAGCCCATGGCCTATCAAGTTCCCATGTACGCCGCTGACATGCTGGCGCTGCTTGCCCAACTGCATGCACAAGCACCGATTGAAACCTTGGACTGGGTAGGCACGAGCATGGGCGGGCTGATTGGCATGGGTATTGCCGGCCAACCCGGTTTGCCGCTACCGGTGCCTGTGAGGCGCATGGTGCTCAACGATGTGGGCCCGGTGATTGAGTGGGCCTCGCTGGAGCGCATTGCTTCTTATGTTGGTAAAAGCTTGCAGTTTCCCAACTTTGAGAGCGCTGCTGCCGCCATGCGCGTGATTTCTGACGGGTTTGGTCCGCATACCGATGCGCAGTGGAGCACACTCTCGCAGGCCATGGTCAAGCCCGATCCGCAAGGCGGCGTGGTGCTGCATTACGACCCGCAAATCTCGGCCCCCATGGTGCTCATGACACGCGAGACCGCGCAGGCTGGCGAGGCCATGCTCTGGCAGTTGTATGACCAAATTCAGGCTCAAGTTTTACTTATTCGGGGGGCAGATTCTGATTTGCTCTCGGCCAGTACAGCTCAGGCCATGTCTGAGCGCGGCCCTAAAGCGTATTGCACGGAACTAGAAGGTGTTGGCCATGCTCCAACACTGGTCGCGCCGGGGCAGGTGGCGTTGATACGAAAGTTTTTACAAGGGGAGAAGGGCTTGCCTGCAAGACTTAGTCTTGCGCAGCAAGCCCAAGAGGAAGCTGAATGA
- the ispD gene encoding 2-C-methyl-D-erythritol 4-phosphate cytidylyltransferase, producing the protein MTSLLSEHAAVPRCWALIPCAGVGLRAIAADALAPELPKQYQSVAGQPMVMHTLAAMLQVERMHKVLVVTSPADHFWQGRELESRLTVAPHGGATRAETVTNGLQELLRMGASPEDWALVHDAARCLVTAAQVNALMNACLPDAVGGLLALKLPDTLKQQSSDQGSARVAQTVDRSDKWLAQTPQMFRIGALLSALKAAGDAVTDEASAMEFAGHAPLLVPGGAQNFKVTYPDDFALAEAVLMQRRSAR; encoded by the coding sequence GTGACTTCACTTCTGAGCGAGCACGCTGCCGTACCGCGCTGCTGGGCGTTGATTCCCTGCGCGGGAGTGGGCTTGCGCGCCATTGCGGCGGATGCGCTTGCGCCGGAGCTGCCTAAGCAATACCAGAGCGTGGCGGGTCAGCCTATGGTCATGCACACATTGGCGGCCATGCTGCAAGTCGAACGCATGCACAAGGTGTTGGTAGTGACCTCGCCTGCGGATCATTTTTGGCAGGGCCGCGAGCTTGAAAGCCGTTTGACGGTGGCTCCCCATGGCGGAGCAACCCGCGCAGAGACGGTGACTAATGGTTTGCAAGAGCTGCTGCGCATGGGCGCAAGCCCAGAGGACTGGGCGCTGGTACATGATGCTGCCCGCTGTTTGGTGACGGCTGCGCAGGTTAATGCGCTGATGAATGCTTGCCTGCCCGATGCCGTGGGCGGCCTGTTGGCCCTGAAGTTGCCTGATACCTTAAAGCAGCAATCTTCAGATCAGGGCTCTGCTCGCGTTGCGCAGACCGTGGATCGTAGCGATAAATGGCTGGCGCAGACGCCGCAAATGTTCCGCATCGGCGCGTTGTTGTCTGCATTGAAGGCCGCGGGCGATGCGGTCACGGATGAAGCCAGTGCCATGGAGTTTGCAGGCCATGCACCGCTGCTGGTGCCCGGCGGTGCGCAGAACTTTAAAGTGACTTATCCGGATGACTTTGCTTTGGCTGAGGCGGTGTTGATGCAGCGCCGCTCTGCTCGTTAA
- a CDS encoding 3-hydroxybutyrate dehydrogenase, producing MLKGKTALVTGSTSGIGLGIAVALARQGANIVLNGFGDVEAPRAQVLEAGKAAGIKVGYHGADMSKAAEIEAMMKYAAAEFGRVDILVNNAGIQHVAKIEDFPVEKWDAIMAINLSSTFHTTRLALPAMQQANWGRIINVASVHGLVGSAEKSAYVAAKHGVVGLTKVTALENATTGITCNAICPGWVLTPLVQKQVDAKASAQGISNEEATKKLLGEKEPSQQFTTPEELGELAIFFCSAAANNVRGVAWNMDGGWTAQ from the coding sequence ATGTTGAAAGGTAAAACCGCTCTCGTCACTGGATCGACCAGCGGAATCGGCCTCGGTATCGCAGTCGCTCTGGCTCGTCAAGGCGCCAATATTGTTCTTAATGGCTTTGGCGATGTAGAAGCCCCGCGCGCTCAGGTGTTGGAGGCCGGCAAGGCCGCAGGCATCAAAGTCGGCTATCACGGCGCTGATATGAGTAAAGCAGCTGAAATTGAAGCCATGATGAAATACGCAGCCGCAGAGTTTGGCCGCGTCGATATTTTGGTCAACAACGCTGGCATTCAGCATGTGGCCAAGATTGAGGACTTCCCGGTTGAGAAGTGGGATGCCATCATGGCCATCAACCTCAGCAGCACCTTTCACACCACACGCCTGGCTCTGCCCGCCATGCAGCAAGCCAACTGGGGCCGCATCATCAATGTTGCCTCGGTACACGGGTTGGTTGGCTCCGCTGAAAAGTCTGCTTATGTCGCCGCCAAGCACGGGGTTGTGGGCCTGACGAAGGTAACCGCACTGGAAAACGCGACCACAGGCATCACGTGCAACGCCATCTGCCCCGGCTGGGTGCTGACACCGCTGGTGCAAAAGCAAGTCGACGCCAAGGCTAGCGCACAAGGCATTAGCAACGAAGAAGCAACCAAAAAATTGCTGGGCGAAAAAGAGCCCTCACAGCAATTCACCACGCCAGAAGAGCTGGGCGAGTTGGCCATTTTCTTCTGCTCCGCAGCTGCCAACAACGTACGCGGTGTGGCTTGGAATATGGATGGCGGCTGGACTGCGCAGTAA
- the ompR gene encoding two-component system response regulator OmpR yields the protein MATTNNRTDKILVVDDDARIRDLLRRYLTQEGFEVMIAEDGKALNRILLRETVDLIVLDLMMPGEDGLSICRRLRAANDRTPIIMLTAKGEDVDRIVGLEVGADDYLGKPFNPRELLARIHAVLRRRPPQEAPGAPSGDNEVATFGPFTFDLGTRVLQKNGEELPLTTGEFAMLKALVRHPRQPLSREKLALLARGREFEPFDRSLDVQVSRLRKLIEEDAAAPRYIQTVWGVGYVFVPDGSN from the coding sequence ATGGCAACGACAAACAACCGCACTGACAAAATCCTCGTGGTGGATGACGATGCCCGTATCCGCGACTTGCTGCGCCGCTACCTGACGCAAGAAGGCTTCGAGGTCATGATTGCGGAAGACGGCAAAGCGTTAAACCGCATCTTGCTGCGCGAAACGGTTGATTTGATCGTGCTGGATTTGATGATGCCCGGCGAAGATGGCTTATCGATTTGCCGCCGCCTGCGCGCAGCCAACGACCGCACGCCCATCATCATGCTGACCGCCAAGGGCGAAGATGTGGACCGCATCGTGGGCCTGGAAGTGGGCGCTGACGACTATCTGGGCAAGCCCTTCAACCCGCGTGAGCTGCTGGCCCGCATCCACGCCGTTCTGCGCCGCCGCCCTCCGCAAGAAGCGCCCGGCGCTCCATCTGGCGATAACGAAGTGGCCACCTTTGGCCCTTTCACCTTCGATTTGGGCACTCGCGTGCTGCAAAAGAACGGCGAAGAGCTGCCACTCACAACCGGCGAATTCGCCATGCTCAAAGCACTGGTACGCCATCCACGCCAGCCGCTGTCGCGTGAAAAGCTCGCTCTTTTAGCCCGTGGCCGCGAGTTTGAGCCGTTTGACCGCAGTTTGGACGTGCAAGTCTCTCGCCTGCGCAAGCTGATCGAAGAAGATGCGGCCGCACCGCGCTATATTCAGACCGTGTGGGGCGTGGGCTATGTGTTCGTACCCGATGGCTCTAACTAA
- a CDS encoding malonyl-CoA synthase, whose protein sequence is MHQANLYSALRAAFPADLQTTAVEAIEPGGQSLYYSWADLEHGSARMANLLASLKLPEGSRIAVQVEKSVEAMMLYLATLRSGHVFLPLNTAYQSAEMEYFIGNAEPAVVVCAPGCFGWVSKLAFNNGVGHVYTLGADRTGTLLDRAAHHSDAHQVLARKSDDLAAILYTSGTTGRSKGAMLSHGNLLSNAAVLKVYWDWQAGDVLIHALPIFHVHGLFVAIHGALLSGSPMIWFAKFEPEAVMARFKDATVFMGVPTLYVRMLADARLDRDMAAHMRLFISGSAPMLIETFRAWKTRTGHSVLERYGMSETAMLTSNPCKPDARYGNEGERRGGTVGFALPGVGVRVHGDDGQPLAAGEIGNIEVQGPNVFAGYWRMPEKTAEEFTADGWFKTGDVGMQDARGYFSIVGRSKDLIISGGYNVYPAEVEAFINDLAGVDESALIGVPHPDFGEVGIAVIVPRKGAQVDGQKILDALKAQLANFKVPKRCYVVKSLPRNAMGKVQKNLLRDQYQNDFS, encoded by the coding sequence ATGCATCAAGCCAATCTTTACAGCGCACTGCGCGCAGCGTTTCCTGCAGACCTTCAAACCACGGCGGTAGAGGCTATTGAGCCCGGCGGCCAAAGTTTGTATTACAGCTGGGCTGATTTGGAGCATGGCAGTGCGCGCATGGCCAATTTGCTGGCCTCGCTCAAGCTGCCAGAAGGCAGTCGTATCGCGGTGCAGGTGGAAAAATCGGTGGAAGCCATGATGCTTTACCTGGCCACGCTGCGCTCAGGCCATGTGTTTTTGCCGCTCAACACTGCCTATCAAAGTGCTGAGATGGAGTACTTTATTGGCAACGCCGAGCCTGCGGTGGTGGTGTGCGCGCCGGGCTGCTTTGGTTGGGTGTCCAAACTGGCGTTTAACAACGGCGTGGGCCATGTCTATACGCTGGGCGCAGACCGCACAGGCACCTTGCTAGATCGCGCTGCCCACCACAGCGATGCGCATCAAGTCTTGGCCCGCAAAAGTGATGACTTGGCCGCCATTCTCTACACCAGCGGCACTACAGGGCGCAGCAAGGGCGCGATGCTCAGTCACGGTAATTTGCTCAGCAACGCCGCTGTTCTCAAGGTGTACTGGGATTGGCAGGCCGGTGATGTGCTGATTCACGCCTTGCCCATTTTTCACGTACACGGCCTGTTTGTGGCTATTCATGGCGCGCTGCTCAGCGGCAGCCCCATGATTTGGTTTGCCAAGTTTGAGCCCGAAGCGGTGATGGCCCGCTTCAAAGATGCCACGGTTTTTATGGGCGTGCCCACGCTCTATGTGCGCATGCTGGCCGATGCCAGGCTGGACCGCGATATGGCAGCCCACATGCGGCTGTTTATCTCTGGCTCGGCCCCCATGCTGATTGAGACCTTCAGAGCTTGGAAAACGCGCACCGGCCACAGCGTGCTAGAGCGTTATGGCATGAGCGAAACCGCCATGCTCACATCCAACCCCTGCAAGCCCGATGCCCGTTACGGCAACGAGGGCGAGCGCCGTGGTGGCACGGTTGGTTTTGCGTTGCCAGGCGTGGGTGTGCGGGTGCATGGTGATGATGGCCAACCGCTGGCGGCGGGTGAAATTGGCAATATTGAAGTGCAAGGCCCCAATGTCTTTGCTGGCTACTGGCGCATGCCTGAGAAGACGGCCGAAGAGTTCACTGCCGATGGCTGGTTTAAAACCGGCGACGTAGGCATGCAAGATGCGCGCGGCTATTTCAGCATCGTGGGGCGCAGCAAGGACTTGATCATCTCGGGCGGCTACAACGTCTATCCGGCTGAAGTTGAAGCTTTCATCAACGACTTAGCGGGTGTGGATGAGAGTGCGCTCATCGGTGTGCCGCACCCGGATTTCGGTGAGGTCGGCATCGCCGTCATCGTGCCCCGTAAAGGCGCGCAGGTTGATGGGCAGAAAATTCTGGATGCACTCAAAGCGCAACTGGCCAATTTCAAGGTGCCCAAGCGCTGCTACGTTGTGAAAAGCCTGCCGCGCAATGCCATGGGCAAGGTGCAAAAAAATCTGTTGCGCGATCAGTATCAGAACGATTTTTCCTGA
- a CDS encoding bifunctional (p)ppGpp synthetase/guanosine-3',5'-bis(diphosphate) 3'-pyrophosphohydrolase produces MKTSDNVLQVSDAAPKITEPTPHLIMATSEMLPEQAHALERARAFAEPLIAGEVMETGENTLAHADAVAAILKKIGGSETMQAAIYLVYASAHLNKPQEVIAKAFGDNFATLAVETVKLIRVQQQARDAELSSQHVDGVATQTENVRKMLLGFSRDLRVVLLRLASRLQTLRYYAAEKAVVSPSIAREALYVFAPLANRLGIWQIKWELEDLSFRFLEPDTYRQIARLLDEKRVEREIYMEQMRSRLESDLRAHSISASVQGRPKHIYSIVKKMRGKSLSFDQLFDLRAMRVIVPTVKDCYAALSWVHEQFKPLEKEFDDYIAKPKPNGYQSLHTVVRDEAGRTIEIQIRTQAMHDHAEHGVAAHWAYKEAGTKGYAGVSASSEYDAKIAVLRQLLAWGSDLTGSAQRGLFEDRIYVLTPDAAVIELPQGATPVDFAYSVHSSLGHRCRGARVDGAMVPLNTALESGQTVEINTAKEDRPSRDWLNADLGYLVSHRAKAKVRAWFNAQATHETVSRGRESVEKLLQREGKTAVKLEDLAGLLGFKSADALFEVVGKDEYSLRNIEAVLRPSEEVPEEDTFTPVRKARGHDSSRGGVLVVGVDSLMTQLAKCCKPAPPDDISGFVTRGKGVSVHRCDCSNFREMAAKSPERVIEVDWGQPKNVDKGGPVYPVDVAVEAADRQGLLRDISDVFAREKTNVIGVQTQSVKGTAWMTFTVEVADSGRLNKVLSIVANVSGVRSARRR; encoded by the coding sequence ATGAAGACCAGCGATAACGTACTACAAGTCTCTGACGCAGCACCAAAGATTACGGAGCCGACGCCACACCTGATCATGGCGACTTCGGAGATGTTGCCGGAGCAGGCTCATGCCTTAGAGCGCGCACGCGCGTTTGCTGAGCCGTTGATCGCCGGTGAGGTCATGGAGACAGGGGAAAATACCCTGGCTCACGCAGATGCAGTGGCTGCCATTTTGAAAAAAATTGGTGGCTCCGAAACCATGCAAGCGGCCATTTATCTGGTGTATGCCAGCGCGCACCTGAACAAGCCGCAAGAAGTCATTGCTAAGGCATTTGGCGACAACTTTGCCACGTTGGCGGTGGAAACCGTCAAGCTCATCCGCGTGCAGCAGCAGGCGCGAGATGCTGAATTAAGTAGTCAGCATGTGGATGGAGTCGCCACGCAGACTGAGAACGTGCGCAAGATGCTGCTGGGTTTTTCGCGTGACTTGCGTGTGGTGCTGCTGCGCCTTGCATCACGCCTGCAGACGCTGCGCTATTACGCAGCTGAAAAAGCTGTTGTTTCGCCCAGCATTGCGCGTGAGGCGCTTTATGTTTTTGCACCACTGGCGAATCGTTTGGGTATTTGGCAGATCAAGTGGGAGCTAGAAGACCTGTCTTTTCGCTTTCTGGAGCCTGATACCTATCGCCAGATTGCCCGTTTACTCGATGAGAAGCGGGTCGAGCGCGAAATCTATATGGAGCAGATGCGCAGCCGGCTTGAGTCGGATTTGCGTGCGCACAGCATTAGTGCCTCGGTTCAAGGGCGCCCCAAACATATCTACAGCATCGTTAAAAAAATGCGTGGCAAGTCGCTGAGTTTTGATCAGCTTTTTGATTTGCGGGCCATGCGCGTCATCGTGCCTACGGTTAAAGACTGCTACGCCGCACTATCTTGGGTGCATGAGCAATTTAAGCCGTTGGAAAAAGAGTTTGACGACTACATCGCCAAACCCAAGCCCAATGGTTATCAATCGCTGCACACCGTGGTGCGCGATGAGGCAGGCCGCACGATTGAGATTCAGATTCGCACTCAAGCCATGCACGATCACGCCGAGCATGGCGTGGCCGCGCACTGGGCTTATAAAGAAGCGGGCACCAAGGGCTATGCCGGTGTTTCCGCCTCTAGTGAGTACGACGCCAAGATTGCTGTGCTACGCCAGTTGCTGGCGTGGGGGAGTGATTTGACGGGCTCAGCGCAGCGCGGCTTGTTTGAAGACCGTATCTATGTGCTGACCCCCGATGCGGCTGTGATCGAGCTGCCGCAAGGCGCCACGCCTGTCGATTTTGCCTATTCGGTCCACTCGAGTCTGGGCCATCGCTGCCGCGGTGCCAGAGTGGATGGCGCGATGGTGCCGCTGAACACAGCGCTTGAGAGTGGTCAGACCGTTGAAATCAATACAGCCAAGGAAGACCGCCCCTCGCGTGACTGGCTCAATGCAGACCTCGGTTATCTAGTGAGTCACCGAGCCAAGGCCAAGGTGCGCGCTTGGTTTAATGCTCAAGCGACTCATGAAACAGTATCGCGTGGCCGTGAGTCGGTGGAAAAGCTGCTGCAACGCGAAGGCAAGACGGCCGTCAAGCTTGAAGATCTGGCGGGCTTGCTTGGTTTCAAATCTGCAGACGCCCTGTTTGAAGTGGTGGGTAAAGACGAGTACTCGCTTCGCAACATTGAGGCCGTACTTCGCCCTAGTGAAGAAGTGCCTGAGGAAGACACGTTCACCCCAGTGCGTAAAGCGCGAGGACATGACTCATCGCGTGGCGGCGTTTTGGTTGTTGGCGTTGACTCCCTTATGACGCAACTAGCCAAATGCTGCAAGCCTGCGCCCCCTGATGACATTAGCGGCTTTGTGACTCGAGGCAAGGGCGTGAGCGTGCACCGCTGCGATTGCAGCAACTTCCGCGAGATGGCTGCCAAGAGCCCTGAGCGAGTTATCGAGGTGGATTGGGGTCAGCCCAAGAATGTAGACAAGGGTGGCCCGGTCTACCCAGTCGATGTTGCTGTTGAGGCAGCTGACCGCCAAGGCTTGCTGCGCGACATCTCAGATGTGTTTGCGCGCGAGAAGACCAATGTGATTGGTGTGCAAACCCAGTCAGTGAAGGGTACGGCCTGGATGACATTCACAGTGGAAGTCGCTGACTCTGGACGCTTGAACAAAGTGTTGAGCATCGTGGCAAACGTCTCCGGAGTCCGGTCGGCCAGACGTCGCTAA
- the ispF gene encoding 2-C-methyl-D-erythritol 2,4-cyclodiphosphate synthase, which produces MNFRIGEGWDVHALVEGRKLILGGVEVPHTMGLLGHSDADVLLHAITDALFGAAALGDIGRHFSDTDAQFKGADSAVLLAEAMRRVRAKGFEVGNIDSTIIAQAPKLAPYIEAMRQRIADVLALDVEQVNVKAKTAEKMGPVGLKQAMEARAVVLLYKA; this is translated from the coding sequence ATGAATTTTCGTATTGGTGAAGGCTGGGATGTGCATGCACTTGTCGAAGGCCGTAAGTTGATTTTGGGCGGTGTGGAGGTGCCGCACACAATGGGTTTGCTGGGGCATTCGGATGCCGACGTGCTGCTGCACGCGATTACCGACGCCCTGTTTGGTGCGGCTGCGCTGGGCGATATTGGTCGCCATTTTTCAGATACTGATGCCCAGTTCAAAGGCGCAGACTCCGCCGTGCTGCTAGCCGAAGCCATGCGCCGCGTGCGCGCCAAAGGTTTTGAGGTGGGAAATATCGACAGCACCATCATTGCTCAAGCGCCCAAGCTGGCGCCGTATATTGAAGCCATGCGCCAGCGCATTGCCGACGTGCTGGCGCTGGATGTGGAGCAAGTCAACGTAAAGGCCAAGACGGCAGAGAAGATGGGCCCGGTAGGCCTGAAGCAAGCGATGGAAGCGCGTGCGGTGGTCTTGCTCTATAAGGCTTGA
- a CDS encoding SIMPL domain-containing protein (The SIMPL domain is named for its presence in mouse protein SIMPL (signalling molecule that associates with mouse pelle-like kinase). Bacterial member BP26, from Brucella, was shown to assemble into a channel-like structure, while YggE from E. coli has been associated with resistance to oxidative stress.), translated as MTEISKPLFSARLASSALLLTAAFAGGNVWAQNAGAGAQRTANVVQLSAQGTVEVRQDWMTATLSATKDGRDAATVQSQLQKVVEAAMSTLRADAKNGEMELSTGNFSISPRYGSSGKVEGWQGQAEIVLQGRDFVRITQAAAKVQDMTLANMGFGLSREAREKVEGEAQSKAIENFRQRATAISKSFGFAGYSLREVSVNGSGGTVRPMPRPRMMGMAKASMSDAAPLAVEADRAEVTVSVGGSIQMQ; from the coding sequence ATGACTGAGATCTCAAAACCATTGTTTTCGGCTCGATTGGCTTCGAGCGCCTTGCTGCTGACAGCCGCTTTTGCGGGGGGCAATGTGTGGGCGCAGAACGCTGGAGCTGGCGCACAGCGCACGGCCAATGTGGTGCAACTGTCTGCGCAGGGTACGGTAGAGGTGCGTCAGGATTGGATGACGGCTACTTTGTCGGCCACCAAAGATGGGCGCGATGCGGCGACTGTGCAGTCCCAGTTGCAAAAAGTGGTGGAGGCCGCGATGAGTACACTGCGCGCCGATGCCAAAAATGGCGAAATGGAGTTGAGTACCGGCAATTTTTCTATCTCTCCGCGCTATGGCAGCAGCGGCAAGGTAGAAGGCTGGCAAGGTCAGGCAGAAATTGTGTTGCAGGGCCGTGACTTTGTGCGCATCACTCAGGCGGCGGCCAAGGTGCAGGACATGACGTTGGCCAATATGGGCTTTGGCCTTTCGCGTGAAGCGCGCGAAAAAGTGGAGGGTGAAGCCCAATCCAAGGCGATTGAGAACTTCCGCCAGCGCGCAACCGCTATCTCAAAAAGCTTTGGCTTTGCCGGCTATAGCCTGCGCGAAGTGAGTGTGAACGGCAGCGGCGGCACCGTTAGGCCCATGCCGCGCCCGCGCATGATGGGCATGGCCAAAGCCAGCATGAGCGATGCAGCCCCACTTGCGGTCGAGGCCGATCGTGCCGAGGTGACGGTAAGCGTTGGTGGCTCGATTCAGATGCAGTGA
- a CDS encoding sensor histidine kinase produces MSAFNDTPPDATSPVPLEYERRTTARSPVGLNLFWRTFCLLALLLVGSILAWLQTLRALDFEPRTLQTAKQVASMVTLSRAALEHSDAINRVSLIKTMADKEGVRILPREPGDNFELLEQNSLGQKLTDELSTRLGYGTVVARSVNGEQGLWVGFTINGDRNWMLMDQSRFTPASGQTWLIWLITAAMLSLTGAAAIARLINRPLKQLSYAANRVREGDFDASQLDEEAVTSEIREVNIGFNRMAKKLAKLEQDRAVMLAGISHDLRTPLARLRLETEMSVDDDVAREHMVADIVQLDATIDKFLDYARPDHRVMLSPVDLHAVVASCVYAVQDHRELQITMNVPEDLYVMADEVELARVISNLFENARRYGKSPSTDTTEVDVIAKETEKWVIIRIRDHGKGVPPEQLSRLTQPFFRGDTARTAAAGAGLGLSIVDKTVLRMGGMFALSNSSTGGLVAHLQLMRAMGVTAGGAPEQRLQRPQVKRNLPRDK; encoded by the coding sequence ATGAGCGCTTTCAACGACACGCCACCCGATGCCACCAGCCCTGTACCGCTAGAGTACGAGCGGCGCACCACGGCGCGTTCCCCAGTAGGCCTGAATCTTTTTTGGCGCACTTTTTGCCTGCTGGCTTTGCTGCTCGTGGGCAGTATTTTGGCCTGGCTGCAAACGCTCAGAGCCCTAGACTTTGAGCCGCGCACGCTGCAAACAGCCAAACAAGTCGCCTCCATGGTGACTCTGAGCCGTGCGGCGCTGGAGCACTCTGACGCGATCAATCGCGTCTCGCTCATCAAAACCATGGCCGACAAAGAAGGCGTGCGCATTTTGCCGCGCGAGCCCGGCGACAATTTTGAGCTGCTCGAGCAAAACTCCTTGGGCCAAAAGCTTACTGATGAACTGTCGACTCGCTTGGGCTACGGCACTGTAGTGGCTCGCAGCGTCAACGGCGAGCAGGGATTGTGGGTAGGTTTCACCATCAACGGTGACCGCAACTGGATGCTGATGGACCAGTCACGCTTTACCCCCGCCAGCGGGCAGACATGGCTGATTTGGCTGATCACTGCCGCCATGCTTTCGCTAACTGGTGCGGCTGCCATTGCACGATTGATCAATCGCCCTCTCAAGCAACTGTCGTATGCAGCCAACCGTGTGCGAGAAGGTGACTTTGACGCAAGCCAGCTCGATGAAGAGGCCGTGACCAGCGAAATCCGCGAGGTCAATATCGGCTTTAACCGCATGGCCAAGAAACTGGCCAAGTTGGAGCAAGACCGCGCTGTAATGCTGGCGGGCATCTCCCACGACCTGCGCACACCACTTGCGCGCCTGCGCCTTGAGACTGAAATGAGCGTAGACGACGATGTGGCTCGCGAGCACATGGTGGCTGACATCGTGCAGCTAGACGCCACCATCGACAAGTTTTTGGATTACGCACGACCGGACCACCGCGTCATGCTCAGCCCCGTGGATCTCCATGCCGTGGTTGCCTCCTGCGTTTACGCCGTGCAGGACCACCGCGAACTGCAAATCACCATGAACGTGCCAGAAGACCTTTACGTCATGGCTGACGAGGTGGAGCTGGCGCGCGTGATCTCCAACCTGTTTGAAAACGCCCGCCGCTACGGCAAATCACCCTCTACAGATACCACCGAGGTTGATGTGATCGCTAAAGAAACCGAAAAGTGGGTAATCATCCGCATTCGTGACCACGGCAAGGGTGTTCCCCCCGAGCAATTAAGCAGACTGACGCAACCTTTCTTTAGAGGTGACACCGCCCGCACTGCCGCGGCTGGCGCAGGGCTGGGCCTTTCCATCGTCGATAAAACAGTGCTGCGCATGGGTGGTATGTTTGCCCTGTCCAACTCCTCCACAGGCGGGCTGGTCGCCCACTTGCAGCTAATGCGCGCCATGGGTGTCACCGCAGGGGGCGCACCGGAGCAGCGTTTGCAGCGCCCTCAGGTCAAGCGCAACCTGCCCCGCGATAAGTAG